One Flagellimonas sp. CMM7 genomic region harbors:
- the radA gene encoding DNA repair protein RadA, protein MAKIKTAFFCQNCGAQHAKWVGQCSSCKQWNTIVEEVVQKEEKKGWKSSSNSLKKASTPLRVSEITNEKEIRLDTQDQEFNRVLGGGLVPGSLTLLGGEPGIGKSTLLLQIALKLAYKTLYVSGEESQKQIKMRADRIHPNSENCFILTETKTQNIFQQIAAIEPDLVVIDSIQTLHTDYIESAAGSISQIRESTAELIKFAKESSTPVILVGHITKDGTIAGPKILEHMVDTVLQFEGDRNYVYRILRSLKNRFGSTAELGIYEMQGSGLREVNNPSEVLISKNDEDLSGTAIAATVEGMRPLLIEIQALVSTAVYGTPQRSATGFNAKRLNMLLAVLEKRAGFKLAAKDVFLNITGGISVDDPAIDLAVMAAILSSNADIPIEKGICFAAEVGLAGEIRPVQRVDQRILEAEKLGFTQIYVSKSNKIGLKNTSIQIQLVAKIEDLVSSLF, encoded by the coding sequence ATGGCTAAAATTAAAACTGCTTTCTTTTGTCAAAATTGTGGCGCTCAGCATGCTAAGTGGGTTGGGCAATGTTCTTCTTGCAAACAATGGAATACCATTGTGGAAGAAGTAGTTCAAAAAGAAGAGAAAAAGGGTTGGAAAAGCAGCTCTAATTCACTAAAAAAAGCTTCAACACCTTTACGAGTTTCTGAAATAACCAACGAAAAGGAAATTCGATTAGATACCCAAGATCAAGAATTTAATAGAGTTTTGGGCGGGGGACTTGTACCTGGTTCTTTAACCTTATTGGGAGGTGAACCTGGCATAGGAAAAAGCACCTTGCTACTACAAATAGCACTTAAACTAGCATACAAAACCCTGTATGTGTCCGGTGAGGAAAGCCAGAAACAGATAAAAATGCGTGCAGACCGCATTCACCCCAATAGTGAAAATTGCTTTATCCTTACCGAAACCAAAACACAAAATATATTTCAGCAAATAGCTGCCATAGAACCAGACTTGGTAGTTATTGATTCTATCCAAACATTACATACTGATTATATTGAATCTGCCGCTGGAAGCATCTCACAAATAAGGGAGAGCACCGCCGAACTTATCAAATTTGCCAAGGAAAGTAGCACTCCGGTAATTTTGGTAGGTCATATTACTAAAGACGGTACTATAGCTGGACCCAAAATATTGGAGCATATGGTAGATACTGTGCTTCAGTTTGAAGGGGATCGCAATTATGTATACCGGATTCTTCGTTCACTTAAAAACAGATTTGGTTCCACAGCAGAATTGGGTATTTACGAAATGCAAGGAAGTGGGCTACGTGAAGTGAACAATCCATCGGAAGTACTGATTTCAAAAAACGATGAAGACCTAAGCGGAACAGCAATTGCCGCTACAGTTGAAGGCATGAGGCCTTTACTGATTGAAATACAGGCTTTGGTGAGCACTGCTGTTTATGGCACTCCACAACGCTCGGCAACTGGGTTCAATGCTAAAAGATTAAATATGCTTTTAGCCGTTCTTGAAAAAAGAGCAGGTTTTAAACTAGCTGCAAAGGATGTTTTTCTAAATATAACAGGGGGAATCTCTGTAGACGATCCGGCAATTGACTTGGCCGTTATGGCCGCAATTCTATCCAGTAATGCCGACATCCCTATTGAAAAAGGCATTTGTTTTGCTGCAGAAGTGGGATTGGCAGGAGAAATAAGACCTGTACAACGCGTAGATCAGCGCATTCTGGAAGCTGAAAAATTAGGTTTTACCCAAATTTATGTTTCCAAGAGCAACAAAATTGGTCTTAAAAACACTTCCATTCAAATACAATTGGTTGCCAAAATAGAAGATTTGGTAAGCTCACTATTCTGA
- a CDS encoding alpha/beta hydrolase produces MKRCLFLLIGLLCFNLGAQVKKEIFESFKLQERRGVSYYFPEDYSDEKKYPLILVLDAEYLFDIVVANAKFYSKHHRMPQAIIVGIDQAEDDIRWEDCDFEQTTGLPTEKGTQFYEFLGTELIPYLETNYNIAPFKMFAGYDITANFGNYFLFKDKSLFNSYLSISPVLATEMESRVPSRLSDLNQEIFYNIILEKEKTEDRQRILQMNNAIKSIDKETLHYFFDEYNDADHVSIAAYGISKAFDNVFKIFRPISPKEYKTEILTSDEPVFKYLEDRYNMIENLLGFKKPVELNDIMAIYAACLKKEDIESLKPLAELCKKQFPDTMLGFYFEGEYYEELGEPKKAFKTFEKAFQMEEIDFLTKDMALEKIDALKADFGY; encoded by the coding sequence ATGAAAAGATGTCTATTTCTACTAATAGGCCTACTATGTTTTAATCTTGGCGCCCAAGTAAAAAAAGAAATTTTTGAATCGTTCAAACTCCAGGAAAGAAGAGGGGTATCCTATTACTTTCCTGAAGATTATTCCGATGAGAAAAAATATCCGTTGATCCTTGTATTGGATGCTGAATATCTTTTTGATATTGTTGTTGCCAATGCTAAATTTTACAGCAAGCATCATAGAATGCCGCAAGCTATTATTGTAGGTATTGATCAGGCTGAGGATGATATTCGTTGGGAGGATTGTGATTTTGAACAGACCACAGGTTTGCCCACAGAAAAAGGGACCCAGTTTTATGAATTCCTTGGCACAGAACTAATTCCATACCTAGAAACAAATTATAACATTGCTCCTTTTAAAATGTTTGCGGGCTATGACATCACCGCAAATTTTGGCAACTATTTCCTTTTTAAGGATAAATCACTTTTTAACTCTTACCTATCCATTTCGCCTGTGTTAGCTACAGAAATGGAAAGCAGAGTTCCTTCACGCCTATCAGATTTAAACCAAGAAATTTTCTATAATATCATTTTAGAAAAAGAAAAAACGGAGGATCGGCAGCGCATACTTCAAATGAACAATGCAATCAAATCAATAGATAAGGAAACGCTTCATTATTTTTTTGATGAATATAATGATGCCGATCATGTCTCTATTGCCGCCTATGGCATAAGTAAGGCTTTTGACAATGTCTTTAAAATATTTAGACCTATCAGTCCAAAAGAATACAAAACTGAAATTCTAACTTCGGATGAACCCGTTTTCAAATACCTGGAAGATAGGTACAATATGATAGAAAACCTCTTGGGCTTCAAAAAGCCAGTAGAACTGAATGACATCATGGCCATTTATGCTGCCTGTCTTAAAAAAGAAGATATAGAATCATTAAAGCCATTGGCCGAACTCTGTAAAAAGCAATTTCCGGATACCATGCTAGGATTCTATTTTGAAGGCGAATACTATGAGGAATTGGGAGAGCCCAAAAAAGCATTCAAAACATTTGAAAAAGCATTTCAAATGGAGGAGATTGACTTCTTGACCAAAGACATGGCACTTGAAAAAATAGATGCGTTAAAAGCCGACTTCGGCTACTAA
- a CDS encoding lysylphosphatidylglycerol synthase transmembrane domain-containing protein, whose amino-acid sequence MNSSLKKILKIAIPILIGAGLVFYSFSSTSPEDREKILESIQNADLTWVFLSIFIGILSHVSRAIRWNFLLAPLGHKSKLINNVLIILISYFANTLVLRSGEFLRATALNTYESVPFEKGFGTIVTERIIDVIMLLLVITAALLFQTDVILGILQENGIGLVGSLLLLLVGILGLYIAIRLIKKSTSKFAIKIKTFLNGLLDGVLSIFKMKNKAAFIFHTFFIWACYIGMFWVIKFTVPETTELPLGAFLVAFVAGAFAMAATNGGLGLFPIVVTAALSVYGVSKTSGDAYGWIMWTAQTLMVVVFGTISFIVLPLLNRNR is encoded by the coding sequence TTGAACAGTTCTCTCAAAAAGATTCTTAAAATAGCAATTCCCATCCTTATTGGAGCGGGACTTGTTTTTTACTCCTTCTCTTCAACTTCACCAGAGGACCGGGAGAAGATTCTTGAATCCATCCAAAACGCAGACTTGACTTGGGTCTTTTTATCCATATTTATTGGCATACTAAGTCATGTCTCTAGAGCCATTCGGTGGAATTTCCTTTTAGCTCCGTTAGGTCACAAGTCAAAGCTTATTAATAACGTTCTTATCATCTTAATAAGCTATTTTGCCAATACATTGGTTCTTAGGTCTGGTGAATTTTTAAGGGCAACTGCATTGAATACATACGAAAGTGTACCTTTTGAAAAAGGTTTTGGCACTATAGTTACCGAAAGGATTATTGATGTGATAATGCTTTTGTTGGTTATAACAGCGGCGCTTCTCTTCCAAACAGATGTTATCTTAGGGATTCTTCAGGAAAATGGAATAGGGCTTGTAGGCTCACTACTGCTGTTATTAGTGGGGATACTTGGACTTTATATTGCCATACGCCTTATTAAAAAATCCACCTCAAAATTTGCCATTAAAATCAAAACATTCCTAAATGGACTTTTAGATGGCGTGCTTAGTATTTTTAAAATGAAGAATAAAGCAGCCTTTATTTTTCACACCTTCTTTATTTGGGCCTGTTATATTGGTATGTTTTGGGTCATCAAGTTTACCGTACCAGAAACTACTGAACTCCCATTGGGAGCATTTCTTGTAGCATTTGTAGCGGGTGCTTTTGCCATGGCAGCCACAAACGGCGGATTGGGGCTTTTCCCAATAGTTGTCACTGCAGCACTATCCGTTTATGGAGTAAGTAAAACCTCTGGAGATGCTTATGGTTGGATCATGTGGACGGCCCAAACACTTATGGTGGTTGTTTTTGGCACAATATCCTTTATCGTCTTACCGTTATTGAATAGAAATCGGTAA
- the panD gene encoding aspartate 1-decarboxylase yields the protein MQVQVVKSKIHRVKVTGADLNYIGSITIDEDVMDAANIIRGEKVQIVNNNNGERLETYAIPGPRGSGELTLNGAAARKVAVGDVLILITYAWMDIEEAKAFNPALVFPNEETNLLN from the coding sequence ATGCAAGTACAAGTTGTAAAATCTAAAATTCACAGGGTAAAAGTTACCGGAGCAGACCTTAACTATATAGGCAGCATAACCATTGACGAAGATGTAATGGATGCCGCAAATATCATTAGAGGAGAAAAAGTTCAAATTGTGAACAACAACAACGGTGAGCGATTAGAGACCTATGCCATTCCCGGCCCTAGGGGATCTGGTGAACTTACCTTAAATGGAGCCGCCGCCCGCAAAGTTGCCGTGGGCGATGTATTAATACTTATAACCTATGCATGGATGGATATCGAGGAAGCAAAAGCCTTTAATCCTGCATTGGTTTTCCCTAATGAAGAGACCAACCTTTTGAACTAA
- the panC gene encoding pantoate--beta-alanine ligase, whose product MHIFDQKKELDSFLQKERNKNHTVGLVPTMGALHQGHLSLVKTALTENDLVVVSIFVNPTQFDKKDDLEKYPKNLEQDFNLLKSVSKHIIVFTPSTDEIYGNSIKSKPYQFDGLDKVMEGEFREGHFDGVGTIVELFLKTVSPTKAYFGEKDFQQLQIIRKMVESKNLPYQIIGCPIEREPNGLAMSSRNERLSKKVRQEASFIYNTLLTAKTKFGTESAYNIREWVKSQFEQNTFMKLEYFEIADEDTLTPMLKKQIDRKYRAFIAVYANDVRLIDNLRLN is encoded by the coding sequence ATGCACATATTTGACCAAAAAAAGGAACTTGACTCCTTCTTGCAAAAAGAAAGAAACAAAAACCATACTGTTGGTTTGGTACCCACCATGGGAGCGTTGCATCAAGGCCATCTTTCCTTGGTAAAAACTGCACTTACGGAAAATGATCTAGTAGTTGTAAGCATTTTTGTGAATCCAACACAATTTGATAAAAAAGATGATTTGGAGAAATATCCAAAAAATCTAGAGCAAGATTTTAATCTCTTAAAGAGTGTTTCAAAGCACATTATTGTTTTTACTCCCTCTACTGATGAAATTTATGGCAACAGTATAAAGTCAAAACCCTACCAATTTGATGGATTGGACAAGGTAATGGAAGGTGAATTTAGAGAAGGGCATTTTGATGGTGTTGGTACCATCGTAGAGCTGTTTCTTAAAACCGTTTCCCCAACTAAAGCCTACTTTGGAGAAAAAGATTTTCAACAATTACAAATCATAAGAAAAATGGTGGAATCGAAGAATCTACCATACCAAATTATTGGTTGCCCCATAGAACGAGAGCCCAATGGATTGGCCATGAGTTCCCGTAATGAACGTTTATCAAAAAAAGTAAGACAAGAAGCAAGTTTTATCTACAATACCCTACTAACTGCCAAGACAAAATTTGGCACGGAAAGTGCTTATAATATTAGGGAGTGGGTTAAATCCCAGTTTGAGCAAAATACCTTTATGAAACTAGAGTATTTTGAAATTGCAGATGAGGATACACTTACTCCAATGCTTAAAAAGCAGATAGATAGAAAATATAGGGCGTTTATAGCCGTTTACGCAAATGACGTTCGCTTAATAGACAATCTAAGATTGAATTAA
- a CDS encoding glycogen/starch synthase, whose amino-acid sequence MNGKKILFVSSELVPYLPENPVSLMSYEAPRMVNSNGGQIRIFMPRYGNINERRHQLHEVIRLSGMNLVINDMDMPLIIKVASIPKERIQVYFIDNEEYFKRKATFEDAEGNLFSDNDERAIFFAKGVVETVKKLNWSPDIIHVHGWMASLLPLYLRKYYADEPLFADSKIVTSVYGKGYEGELDNEMMNKIAFDGIPKENISSLSAPDYNNLLKVAVDYSDAIILASEEISDDLKNHIANLSKPVLPYVSLQEAEDAYTNFYKAEVLK is encoded by the coding sequence ATGAATGGTAAAAAGATATTGTTTGTATCTTCTGAATTAGTGCCTTACCTCCCAGAGAATCCAGTTTCCTTAATGTCTTACGAAGCGCCAAGAATGGTGAACAGTAATGGAGGGCAGATACGAATTTTTATGCCAAGATATGGCAATATTAATGAAAGAAGACATCAATTACATGAAGTAATTCGTTTGTCAGGAATGAATTTGGTTATCAATGATATGGATATGCCCTTAATAATTAAGGTGGCATCTATTCCTAAAGAACGAATCCAGGTCTATTTTATTGATAACGAGGAATATTTTAAAAGAAAAGCAACTTTTGAAGATGCTGAGGGAAATTTGTTTTCAGACAACGATGAGCGTGCAATTTTCTTTGCAAAAGGAGTTGTTGAGACAGTCAAAAAACTAAATTGGTCACCAGATATCATTCATGTTCATGGATGGATGGCGTCTTTGCTTCCACTATACCTTAGGAAATATTATGCAGATGAACCTTTGTTTGCGGACAGCAAGATTGTGACCTCTGTTTACGGTAAAGGTTATGAAGGCGAATTGGATAATGAGATGATGAACAAAATTGCTTTTGATGGCATTCCGAAGGAGAATATTTCTTCGCTTTCCGCGCCTGACTATAATAATTTGTTAAAAGTAGCAGTAGATTATTCTGATGCGATTATTTTAGCCTCTGAAGAGATTTCGGATGACCTAAAAAATCACATTGCAAATCTTTCCAAACCTGTACTGCCCTACGTTTCGCTTCAAGAAGCGGAGGATGCGTACACAAATTTCTATAAAGCAGAAGTTTTAAAATAA
- a CDS encoding DUF4270 family protein gives MKFSRIIKVSALVGALFVIVTSCEEEQLGTIGEGVVAGEPFTTGKEVFDVFAFNKGITAVQTNRLPLYQLGTYNDPIYGKRNASIVSQVTLSAVNPTFGDSSQATEDGADTDNIDSTIPENETVTEVYLFLPFQQAASAFRDADGDGVDDDFDADSTDPSSDTDGDGVTDNDERIIGSNPLDASEDGTGDDFVANTFPKRFDIDSIYGNTEASFNLKVFRSTFFLRDLDPNSNFEEAQEYFSNQDFSGFVGEEFFDGAVTVDNEEMLFFAEDDPETEDIDESLQVETRLNPGIRVSLNTAFFQEILDKEGQSELLSQANFNDYFRGINISGTDMEELMFLLDLTQANITITYNFQDYNTTEEEIETVERDFVLNLLVNANGGLIGNAVNTLTDEIFPGEISNALDNGENASRVYVKGGPGTISEIRLFGEDEDSQVRGQNFIDEIKANNWIINEANLVFYVDDSAFPATSSDEPIRLYLYNAETSQPIYNAITENRETDDFVNESLRSFLNYDGILEKENDRGIKYTLRITDHINNIIIRDSTNAKLALTVTSNISIANVTEAMDAEGDPINMPIMSTVNPLGTVLFGGQVEDSNMDKRLKLEILYTEAN, from the coding sequence ATGAAATTTTCTAGGATTATTAAAGTTTCAGCTTTGGTTGGGGCCTTGTTCGTAATAGTAACTTCCTGTGAAGAAGAACAATTGGGGACTATTGGAGAAGGTGTAGTAGCGGGAGAACCATTTACAACGGGTAAAGAGGTATTTGACGTTTTTGCTTTTAATAAAGGGATAACAGCTGTACAGACCAATCGTTTACCCTTATATCAACTGGGGACATATAATGACCCTATTTATGGAAAAAGAAATGCAAGTATTGTGTCTCAGGTTACTTTATCTGCTGTAAACCCTACATTCGGAGATTCTTCTCAGGCTACTGAAGATGGTGCTGATACAGACAATATTGATAGCACAATTCCAGAAAATGAAACAGTTACAGAAGTATACTTGTTTTTACCATTTCAACAGGCGGCATCGGCATTCAGGGATGCTGATGGAGATGGAGTTGATGATGATTTTGATGCAGATTCTACTGACCCAAGCTCAGATACGGATGGAGATGGCGTAACAGATAACGATGAGCGTATTATTGGATCTAATCCTTTGGACGCTTCTGAAGATGGTACTGGCGATGATTTTGTTGCCAATACTTTTCCAAAAAGATTTGATATTGATAGTATTTATGGAAATACTGAGGCATCATTTAACCTAAAAGTGTTTAGATCAACTTTTTTTCTTAGGGATTTAGATCCAAATTCAAACTTTGAAGAAGCTCAGGAATATTTTTCAAATCAGGATTTTTCTGGCTTTGTTGGTGAAGAATTTTTTGATGGTGCGGTTACGGTTGATAATGAAGAAATGTTATTTTTTGCTGAAGATGATCCAGAAACGGAAGATATAGATGAATCTCTTCAAGTGGAGACTAGACTTAATCCAGGGATTCGAGTGTCTTTGAACACTGCATTTTTTCAGGAGATTTTAGATAAAGAGGGACAATCAGAATTGTTGAGTCAAGCAAATTTTAATGACTATTTCAGAGGAATTAATATCTCAGGAACAGATATGGAAGAATTGATGTTTTTGCTTGATTTGACTCAGGCCAACATCACTATCACCTATAATTTTCAGGATTACAATACCACAGAGGAGGAGATAGAAACAGTAGAGCGAGATTTTGTTCTAAACCTTCTTGTAAATGCTAACGGGGGCCTTATAGGCAATGCCGTTAATACATTAACTGATGAAATTTTTCCAGGAGAAATATCCAATGCTTTGGACAATGGTGAAAATGCTTCAAGAGTATATGTAAAAGGTGGGCCAGGGACTATTAGCGAAATAAGGCTTTTTGGAGAAGACGAGGATAGTCAAGTTCGAGGGCAAAACTTTATAGATGAGATAAAGGCCAACAATTGGATTATCAATGAGGCTAATTTAGTTTTTTATGTAGATGATAGTGCATTTCCAGCTACAAGTTCTGATGAGCCTATAAGATTGTATCTGTATAATGCCGAGACAAGTCAACCTATTTATAATGCCATAACTGAAAACAGGGAAACGGATGATTTTGTTAATGAATCTTTACGTTCTTTTTTAAATTATGATGGCATACTTGAAAAGGAGAATGACAGAGGAATAAAATATACGTTAAGAATAACGGATCATATCAACAATATCATCATAAGAGATTCCACTAATGCCAAATTGGCTTTAACAGTAACTTCTAATATTTCAATAGCAAATGTTACTGAAGCAATGGATGCGGAAGGAGACCCTATAAATATGCCAATTATGTCTACTGTAAATCCTTTAGGAACAGTTCTTTTTGGGGGCCAAGTAGAGGACTCGAATATGGATAAAAGATTGAAACTCGAAATTCTTTATACTGAGGCCAATTAG
- the glmS gene encoding glutamine--fructose-6-phosphate transaminase (isomerizing) yields MCGIVGYIGHRDAYPIIMKGLQRLEYRGYDSAGIVLYDGEDTHLSKTKGKVDDLRKKSEATISTNGKLGLGHTRWATHGVPNDINSHPHYSSSGDLVIIHNGIIENYESIKKALIGRGYSFESDTDTEVLVNLIEEIKKKEGVKLGKAVQIALNQVVGAYAIAVFDRNKPDEIVVAKLGSPLAIGIGENEYFIASDASPFIEFTNNAVYLEDEEMAIIRIGKEIKLRKIKDDAIAYPNIMELQMNLEEIEKGGYDHFMLKEIYEQPRAILDTYRGRLLADQGIVKMAGIDQNLEKFLNANRIIIVACGTSWHAGLVAEYIFEDLARIPVEVEYASEFRYRNPVITENDILIAISQSGETADTLAAIKLAKEKGAFVFGVCNVVGSSIARETHAGAYTHAGPEIGVASTKAFTTQITVLTLIALKLANEKGIFSESKYHEFLTELESIPAKVERTLQSNEIVEQIAEIYKDSNNCLYLGRGYNFPVALEGALKLKEISYIHAEGYPAAEMKHGPIALIDEQMPVIVIATKKGHYEKVVSNIQEIKSRSGKIIAIVTEGDKSVKELADHVVEVPETSESLTPLLTTIPLQLLSYHIAVMRGCNVDQPRNLAKSVTVE; encoded by the coding sequence ATGTGTGGAATTGTAGGTTATATAGGTCATAGGGATGCTTATCCCATTATAATGAAAGGCTTACAACGACTGGAATATCGTGGTTACGATAGTGCAGGGATTGTTTTATATGATGGTGAGGATACACATCTTTCTAAAACAAAAGGGAAAGTAGATGACCTTAGAAAAAAATCAGAGGCTACTATTTCTACAAACGGGAAGTTGGGTCTGGGACATACTAGATGGGCAACCCACGGTGTCCCCAATGATATTAATTCTCACCCTCATTATTCAAGCTCTGGTGACTTGGTTATCATTCACAATGGAATCATAGAGAATTATGAGTCGATAAAAAAGGCACTTATAGGGCGTGGGTATTCTTTTGAATCTGATACGGATACTGAGGTTTTGGTAAACCTAATAGAAGAAATCAAGAAGAAAGAAGGGGTTAAGCTTGGAAAAGCAGTTCAGATAGCACTTAATCAAGTTGTTGGTGCCTATGCCATTGCGGTTTTTGATAGAAATAAGCCAGATGAAATTGTAGTCGCCAAATTAGGTAGTCCATTGGCTATTGGAATTGGTGAGAATGAATATTTTATAGCTTCAGATGCTTCTCCATTCATAGAATTCACTAATAATGCTGTGTATTTAGAGGATGAAGAGATGGCCATAATCCGTATTGGGAAAGAAATTAAATTGCGAAAAATTAAAGATGATGCAATTGCTTACCCTAATATCATGGAGCTTCAAATGAATCTTGAGGAAATTGAAAAGGGGGGCTATGATCATTTTATGCTCAAGGAGATTTATGAACAACCAAGAGCAATTTTAGATACGTACAGAGGAAGGCTTTTGGCAGATCAGGGCATTGTTAAAATGGCCGGGATTGACCAAAACCTAGAAAAATTCCTGAATGCAAATAGAATCATAATCGTTGCTTGTGGTACTTCATGGCATGCCGGATTAGTTGCAGAATATATTTTTGAAGATTTAGCAAGAATTCCAGTTGAAGTTGAATACGCCTCTGAGTTTCGTTACAGAAACCCAGTTATAACGGAAAACGACATTTTAATTGCTATATCCCAATCAGGGGAGACCGCAGATACTTTGGCGGCTATAAAATTGGCAAAAGAAAAAGGAGCCTTTGTTTTTGGAGTTTGTAACGTAGTGGGTTCATCCATAGCAAGGGAAACACATGCTGGAGCATATACCCACGCAGGCCCAGAAATTGGTGTGGCATCAACAAAAGCTTTTACCACGCAAATCACCGTTCTTACACTAATTGCATTAAAACTGGCAAATGAAAAAGGAATCTTTTCTGAGTCCAAATACCATGAATTTTTAACAGAGCTGGAAAGTATCCCCGCTAAGGTAGAAAGGACATTGCAGTCTAATGAAATTGTGGAACAGATTGCAGAGATATATAAGGACTCCAATAATTGTCTTTATCTAGGTAGAGGGTATAATTTCCCAGTGGCTTTGGAAGGAGCACTAAAACTTAAGGAAATTAGTTACATTCATGCAGAAGGGTATCCCGCAGCAGAAATGAAGCATGGCCCAATTGCATTGATAGATGAACAAATGCCCGTAATTGTAATTGCTACTAAAAAAGGACATTACGAAAAAGTGGTAAGCAATATTCAAGAAATTAAATCGAGGAGCGGAAAGATTATAGCCATAGTTACAGAAGGAGACAAGTCTGTTAAAGAATTGGCAGATCATGTAGTTGAGGTGCCAGAGACTTCAGAAAGTCTTACGCCACTGCTTACAACCATACCATTACAGTTATTGTCATACCACATTGCGGTTATGAGAGGTTGTAATGTAGATCAACCAAGAAACTTGGCCAAATCAGTTACCGTAGAGTAA